The following proteins come from a genomic window of Candidatus Eremiobacterota bacterium:
- a CDS encoding transglutaminase family protein, giving the protein MRHDALQPVGIIMAAAAMLSLAKTPTDYVVLSFLALLCLASLVIPLKLSFSMRAFFIGGLLGFIPVLAYYFFTRFTPETFIFVRLFNLTGLYLSLLIVIFAFRKSEPRDSSMLLLLILLLLVVSGYQASPLYKFAIVALTPLIAYYCIEKEHLLAAPLVKRGTRYWAVLAAISVVILAIAWGTARFFLWSESKVNSLVFLTMPSLSFSPAFADKTHLSAVTNLKGSHRVVIRVFSSTPPTYLVGKVFQKFVNNTWESDRNRTLIYPLGEPEAQQIRRHFPDKEGSVYHAAEKGDRETHLAAVTHFMSLYLTSTSTDTFFAPRGSLFALIEGEPISRDDPGVVHGDMKAARGEYHLALRPTFTAPAPLTEKEVALYTALPDTIAPAVIEFNKAHVNPDDKPWTIAQTYMDMFHNEYRYGAGPRYPGGKNILEEFLIEKREGHCEFFATGLTVLLRLNGIPARYINGFLGEEYNRMGGFYLIREKDAHAWVEAWFPGRGWTTLDPTPPSNVQGSPFSPVKDFLKELWETLALKYDMMRARLSVGDIKGFFKALFLQVRDALIWTFSSKRRAIVFIAVIAAFYLSTKGRKGFLTVLRKGKKPHSSQVSPEAKLLEELIARLEKSLAKRKIVREGSVPLLEFSRRLEPKAKSGRPLSDEEKASVRAFLSEYCTIRFGREHINPGDIEALSGRLGDLLTTLR; this is encoded by the coding sequence GTGAGACACGATGCCCTCCAGCCTGTGGGAATCATAATGGCGGCCGCCGCGATGCTGTCGCTTGCGAAGACGCCGACGGATTATGTGGTGCTCTCATTCCTCGCGCTCCTCTGCCTTGCATCGCTCGTGATTCCGCTGAAGCTTTCCTTCTCAATGAGGGCCTTTTTCATCGGGGGGCTCCTTGGCTTTATTCCCGTCCTTGCCTATTATTTCTTCACGCGCTTCACGCCTGAGACTTTCATCTTCGTGAGGCTTTTCAACCTTACGGGGCTCTACCTCTCTCTTCTTATCGTGATTTTCGCGTTCAGAAAATCTGAGCCCCGGGACAGCTCCATGCTCCTCCTTCTCATCCTGCTCCTGCTTGTAGTCTCGGGCTACCAGGCGAGCCCCCTTTACAAGTTCGCCATTGTGGCCCTCACGCCGCTTATCGCATACTACTGCATCGAGAAGGAGCACCTTCTGGCCGCTCCCCTGGTAAAGAGGGGGACGCGCTACTGGGCGGTCCTCGCCGCGATCAGCGTGGTAATCCTTGCAATTGCATGGGGAACAGCCAGGTTCTTCCTCTGGTCGGAGAGCAAGGTGAACTCGCTGGTCTTTCTCACAATGCCTTCCCTTTCATTTTCGCCGGCCTTCGCCGACAAGACCCACCTCTCGGCAGTGACAAACCTGAAAGGCTCACACCGCGTCGTGATCAGGGTCTTCTCCTCGACTCCCCCCACCTATCTGGTAGGCAAGGTCTTTCAGAAGTTCGTCAACAACACGTGGGAATCGGACCGGAACAGAACTCTCATATATCCACTCGGGGAGCCTGAGGCGCAGCAGATAAGGAGGCATTTCCCCGATAAGGAAGGCTCGGTCTACCATGCGGCCGAAAAGGGCGACCGGGAAACCCACCTTGCCGCCGTCACTCACTTCATGAGCCTTTACCTCACCTCAACAAGCACCGACACCTTCTTCGCCCCCCGGGGCTCCCTCTTCGCCCTCATCGAGGGAGAGCCGATCAGCAGGGATGACCCGGGAGTCGTGCACGGCGATATGAAGGCGGCCCGCGGCGAATACCACCTAGCCCTCAGGCCCACCTTCACCGCCCCGGCCCCCTTGACTGAGAAGGAGGTGGCGCTCTACACGGCCCTCCCGGACACCATTGCGCCGGCCGTCATAGAGTTCAACAAAGCCCATGTGAACCCTGACGATAAACCCTGGACCATTGCCCAGACCTATATGGACATGTTCCACAATGAATACAGATACGGCGCGGGCCCCCGGTATCCCGGGGGAAAGAATATTCTTGAGGAGTTTCTTATCGAGAAGCGCGAGGGCCACTGCGAATTCTTCGCCACGGGCCTCACGGTGCTGCTGCGTCTCAACGGCATCCCGGCGCGCTATATAAACGGCTTCCTGGGCGAGGAATACAACCGGATGGGCGGGTTCTACCTGATCCGCGAGAAGGACGCCCATGCCTGGGTGGAGGCCTGGTTTCCCGGCCGGGGGTGGACGACCCTCGACCCCACGCCCCCTTCCAATGTCCAGGGCTCCCCCTTTTCGCCGGTGAAGGACTTTCTCAAGGAGCTCTGGGAAACCCTGGCCCTGAAATATGACATGATGAGGGCCCGCCTTTCTGTCGGCGATATAAAGGGCTTTTTCAAGGCGCTTTTCCTCCAGGTCCGCGACGCCCTCATATGGACATTTTCTTCAAAGCGTCGAGCCATCGTGTTCATTGCCGTCATCGCGGCCTTTTACCTCTCCACAAAGGGCCGGAAGGGTTTTCTGACAGTCCTCAGGAAAGGGAAAAAACCTCACAGCAGTCAGGTCTCGCCCGAGGCGAAGCTCCTCGAGGAGCTCATCGCCAGGCTTGAGAAATCACTTGCGAAGAGAAAGATTGTACGGGAAGGCTCCGTGCCGCTGTTGGAGTTTTCTCGCCGCCTTGAGCCGAAAGCGAAGAGCGGGCGCCCCCTCTCCGATGAGGAAAAGGCCTCGGTGAGGGCATTCCTGTCCGAGTACTGCACCATAAGGTTCGGCAGGGAGCATATAAACCCCGGTGATATCGAAGCCCTCAGCGGGCGCCTCGGGGATCTCCTCACCACACTCCGGTAG
- a CDS encoding FAD-dependent oxidoreductase, which produces MKNKRLASHPILPVPQRKSVQFTFNGKKYKALEGEVISSALFAHGIKIFGHHPRDGSPQGIFCANGQCAQCTVIADGLPVKACMAAVREGMVITPCDGLPALPEETGEAPICHSIPLIKCEVLVIGAGPSGLTAAIELGRLGKDVIIADDKASPGGKLVLQTHTFFGSISDCYAGTRGIDIATKLAEELRGFPSVKLWLNSTAIGVFKDRKVGILSGDRYVLVEPQKLLIAAGAREKALSFPGWDLPGVYGAGAFQTLLNRDLVKASERLFIIGGGNVGIIAGYHALQAGIKVIGLVEAMPQVGGYLVHANKLQRFGVPLYVSHTVVECLGGEKGVEEITICEIDPAFRHKEGTFKTFKVDTVLVAVGLTPIDELFHMARSFGMDVFAAGDAEEIAEASAAMFSGKIKGLEIAADLGEKITIPREWREKNEVLKSKPGKIMAAAFSRNGALQFPVFHCVQEIPCNPCTEVCPNNSITIPGGDIMGIPRFEGKCSGCQRCIAICPGLAVTTVDLRQSGRALVSLPFELDRSWLEEGQEVALVDIRGTFVTRAPIEKIADRKFQDRTLIVTVPVPPELAGRIAGIRLFEEEKALESHEASPDDEVIICRCERITAGRVREAIREGLRDMNELKTMLRCGMGSCGGKTCSQLIERLFRGEKVKEGEVTPFTKRPLEMEVTLEIFAGITE; this is translated from the coding sequence ATGAAAAACAAGCGTCTTGCCAGTCATCCAATTCTACCCGTGCCTCAGCGCAAGAGCGTGCAGTTCACCTTCAACGGGAAAAAATACAAAGCCCTCGAAGGAGAGGTCATCTCCTCTGCCCTCTTTGCCCACGGCATCAAGATATTCGGCCATCACCCCAGGGACGGGAGCCCCCAGGGCATCTTCTGCGCGAACGGGCAGTGCGCACAGTGCACCGTCATTGCCGACGGTCTCCCCGTCAAGGCCTGCATGGCGGCCGTGAGGGAGGGAATGGTCATCACTCCCTGCGACGGGCTGCCGGCGCTCCCTGAAGAGACTGGCGAGGCTCCAATCTGCCATTCCATCCCCCTCATAAAGTGCGAGGTCCTCGTCATCGGCGCCGGACCCTCGGGCCTCACGGCGGCCATAGAACTGGGGCGCCTTGGGAAGGACGTGATAATAGCTGATGACAAGGCCTCGCCGGGAGGCAAGCTGGTGCTCCAGACCCACACCTTTTTCGGCTCCATCTCCGACTGTTACGCCGGCACAAGGGGCATCGACATCGCCACGAAGCTCGCCGAAGAGCTCCGTGGCTTCCCTTCCGTCAAGCTCTGGCTCAACTCGACGGCCATAGGCGTCTTCAAGGACAGGAAGGTGGGAATCCTGAGCGGCGACCGTTATGTCCTCGTTGAGCCCCAGAAGCTTCTCATCGCCGCAGGTGCCCGGGAAAAGGCCCTCTCCTTTCCCGGGTGGGATCTCCCCGGCGTTTACGGCGCCGGGGCTTTCCAGACACTGCTGAACAGAGATCTCGTCAAGGCCTCGGAGCGCCTCTTCATCATCGGGGGGGGCAACGTGGGAATCATTGCGGGGTACCATGCCCTCCAGGCAGGCATCAAGGTCATCGGCCTCGTGGAAGCCATGCCGCAGGTGGGAGGCTACCTGGTTCATGCCAACAAGCTCCAGCGCTTCGGCGTCCCTCTTTACGTGTCTCATACCGTCGTGGAATGCCTCGGCGGTGAGAAGGGTGTAGAGGAGATCACTATCTGCGAGATTGACCCGGCCTTCCGCCACAAGGAGGGCACCTTCAAGACCTTCAAGGTGGATACGGTCCTCGTGGCCGTAGGGCTCACCCCCATCGATGAGCTTTTCCACATGGCCCGCTCATTCGGGATGGATGTCTTCGCCGCCGGTGATGCCGAAGAGATTGCCGAGGCGAGCGCCGCCATGTTCAGCGGGAAGATAAAAGGTCTTGAGATAGCGGCCGACCTCGGGGAAAAGATCACCATTCCCCGGGAATGGCGCGAAAAGAACGAGGTGCTGAAAAGCAAGCCGGGGAAAATCATGGCGGCTGCCTTTTCAAGAAACGGCGCCCTCCAGTTCCCCGTCTTTCACTGCGTGCAGGAGATTCCCTGCAATCCCTGCACCGAGGTCTGCCCCAACAATTCCATCACCATCCCCGGCGGCGACATCATGGGAATCCCCCGCTTCGAAGGGAAATGCAGTGGTTGCCAGCGCTGCATCGCCATATGCCCGGGCCTCGCCGTCACGACAGTGGACCTTCGCCAGAGCGGCAGGGCCCTCGTCTCGCTGCCCTTCGAGCTTGACCGTTCATGGCTCGAAGAGGGCCAGGAGGTAGCCCTTGTGGACATCAGGGGAACCTTTGTGACCAGGGCGCCCATTGAAAAGATCGCCGACAGGAAATTCCAGGACCGCACCCTTATTGTCACCGTTCCTGTGCCCCCCGAGCTTGCAGGACGAATTGCGGGAATCAGGCTCTTTGAGGAAGAAAAGGCCCTGGAGAGCCATGAGGCCTCCCCCGATGACGAGGTTATCATATGCCGCTGCGAGCGCATCACTGCCGGGAGGGTCAGGGAAGCCATCAGGGAAGGCCTCCGCGATATGAATGAGCTCAAGACCATGCTCAGGTGCGGCATGGGCTCCTGCGGCGGCAAGACATGCTCGCAGCTTATCGAGCGTCTCTTCCGGGGCGAGAAGGTGAAGGAGGGGGAGGTAACCCCTTTCACCAAGCGGCCTCTTGAGATGGAGGTTACCCTTGAGATTTTCGCCGGCATCACCGAATAA
- the pncB gene encoding nicotinate phosphoribosyltransferase translates to MEPANAFVRPLLTDLYQLTMAYAYWKSGRHEAQAVFDLFFRKNPFGGEFTIFAGLEEVLRLVDTFRFTGDDIAYLKEGVRLREKHLSHAFEEGVSQGYLRKTASGYEQKHHDEEGRESWIPVEPPRGDEMVPPLLARCDSGFFDWLASIDCSRIKIHAIPEGTMVFPRIPLVRVEGPLAVAQLLETTLLSLVNYPSLVATKAARLRLAAGSGKTLMEFGLRRAQGPDGAMSASRYSYIGGFDSTSNVLAGQLFGIPTRGTHAHSFVSTFLSLDEVTTRTLAAPDGTVHDLVALALRFREELEFTTTNEGELAAFLTYAQAFPEQFLALVDTYDTLKSGVPNFICAALALMHIGYKPMGIRLDSGDLSYFSKKTRDLFRMAGERYGLDLSRLTIVASNDLDESTLLSLNQQGHEIDVFGIGTHLVTCYGQPALGGVYKLVVVNDHPRIKISQDVSKVTIPGKKKAYRLIGSQEYPLLDIMMGDEEAPPGEGKQILCRHPFDETKRAYVVPQRVLPLHRLVWDGRLSAPFESLQQTRAHTLKQLATTREDHIRALNPTPYKVSVSDTLYRYIHKLWMDEAPIPVIH, encoded by the coding sequence ATGGAGCCAGCCAATGCCTTTGTCCGCCCCCTGCTCACAGACCTCTACCAGCTCACCATGGCCTATGCCTACTGGAAAAGCGGCCGCCATGAAGCTCAGGCAGTCTTTGACCTCTTTTTCCGCAAGAACCCCTTCGGAGGTGAGTTCACCATCTTTGCCGGCCTCGAGGAGGTGCTGCGCCTTGTGGACACTTTCCGCTTCACCGGCGATGACATCGCCTACCTCAAGGAGGGCGTCCGCCTGAGGGAAAAGCACTTAAGCCATGCCTTCGAGGAGGGCGTGAGCCAGGGATACCTGAGAAAAACCGCTTCAGGTTATGAGCAGAAGCACCACGACGAAGAAGGAAGGGAAAGCTGGATTCCCGTCGAGCCGCCCCGCGGCGACGAGATGGTGCCCCCTCTCCTGGCGCGATGCGACAGCGGATTCTTCGACTGGCTCGCCTCGATAGACTGCTCGCGCATCAAGATTCACGCCATCCCGGAGGGCACCATGGTGTTCCCGCGGATCCCCCTGGTCCGCGTCGAAGGCCCCCTGGCCGTTGCCCAGCTCCTTGAGACAACCCTTCTCTCCCTGGTGAACTACCCGAGCCTGGTGGCCACCAAGGCGGCCCGCCTCAGGCTTGCGGCGGGCTCGGGGAAAACCCTCATGGAGTTCGGCCTCAGGAGGGCCCAGGGCCCTGATGGCGCCATGTCAGCCTCCCGCTACTCTTATATCGGCGGCTTTGACAGCACAAGCAATGTCCTGGCGGGTCAGCTTTTCGGCATCCCCACCAGGGGAACTCATGCCCATTCCTTTGTCTCCACCTTCCTCAGCCTTGACGAGGTGACCACGAGAACCCTTGCTGCCCCTGACGGCACCGTTCACGACCTCGTGGCCCTGGCCCTCAGGTTCCGTGAGGAGCTGGAATTCACCACCACCAATGAGGGAGAGCTCGCCGCCTTTCTCACCTATGCCCAGGCCTTCCCGGAGCAGTTCCTGGCCCTGGTGGACACTTACGACACCCTCAAATCCGGCGTCCCCAACTTCATCTGCGCGGCCCTGGCTCTCATGCACATAGGCTACAAGCCCATGGGGATAAGGCTTGACTCAGGCGATCTCTCCTATTTCTCGAAAAAGACGCGGGATCTCTTCCGCATGGCAGGCGAGAGATACGGCCTCGATCTCTCACGGCTCACCATCGTGGCAAGCAACGACCTTGACGAATCGACGCTGCTGTCGCTTAACCAGCAGGGCCACGAAATAGACGTCTTCGGCATCGGGACCCATCTCGTGACCTGTTACGGGCAGCCTGCCCTGGGCGGGGTATACAAGCTCGTCGTGGTGAACGACCACCCGAGGATAAAGATATCGCAGGACGTGAGCAAGGTGACAATCCCGGGGAAAAAGAAGGCGTATCGCCTCATAGGCTCCCAGGAGTATCCCCTGCTGGATATCATGATGGGTGATGAGGAGGCGCCGCCCGGCGAGGGAAAACAGATTCTCTGCCGCCACCCCTTTGACGAAACAAAACGGGCCTATGTGGTCCCCCAGAGGGTCCTTCCCCTTCACCGCCTGGTCTGGGACGGGAGGCTCTCTGCTCCCTTTGAATCACTTCAGCAGACAAGGGCTCATACCCTGAAGCAGCTTGCCACCACGAGGGAGGACCATATCAGGGCCCTTAATCCAACGCCTTACAAGGTCTCAGTGAGCGACACCCTTTACCGCTACATCCACAAGCTCTGGATGGACGAGGCCCCTATCCCGGTGATCCACTGA
- a CDS encoding cysteine hydrolase family protein, giving the protein MPMKCDELPLPSHFDPGKTGDIFRVPYYDRAREALEWARSHRIGPSSEDRFRIALLAIDVQNTFCIPGFELYVAGPSGNGAVEDTARLCRFIYRNLQSITEIVPTMDTHRAMQIFHPLFFINSEGAHPDPMTVIPAEDLRNGIWRASPHAAALTHGGDYGELQQHVLHYAEALRRGGKYELMIWPYHAMLGGIGHALVPAFEEALFFHGVCRSAQASFELKGGNALTENYSVLSPEIREGPGGEPLAEKNRELITRLLGFDAVIIAGEAKSHCVAWTVDDLLGEIEARDASLAGKVYLLEDCTSPVVVPGVADFSHEADKAFSRFRKAGMHLVSSGEPMASWPGIPGG; this is encoded by the coding sequence ATGCCTATGAAGTGCGATGAGCTGCCCCTTCCCTCTCATTTCGATCCCGGAAAAACGGGCGATATCTTCAGGGTGCCCTATTATGACAGGGCCCGCGAGGCCCTTGAATGGGCACGGTCACACCGCATAGGGCCTTCTTCCGAGGACCGCTTCCGCATAGCGCTCCTTGCCATCGATGTGCAGAACACCTTCTGCATTCCCGGTTTTGAGCTTTACGTGGCGGGTCCCTCGGGGAACGGGGCTGTCGAAGATACGGCACGGCTCTGCAGGTTCATTTACCGGAACCTGCAGAGCATTACTGAGATTGTGCCCACGATGGATACTCACCGGGCCATGCAGATTTTTCATCCCCTCTTTTTCATCAACAGCGAGGGAGCCCATCCCGATCCCATGACGGTCATCCCGGCAGAGGACCTGAGGAACGGCATATGGCGGGCCAGTCCCCATGCGGCCGCTCTTACCCATGGAGGTGACTACGGTGAGCTGCAGCAGCATGTGCTTCATTATGCTGAGGCCCTCCGCAGGGGGGGAAAATATGAGCTTATGATATGGCCTTACCATGCCATGCTCGGAGGAATAGGCCATGCCCTTGTGCCGGCCTTTGAAGAGGCCCTCTTTTTCCATGGAGTCTGCCGGTCAGCGCAGGCTTCCTTTGAGCTCAAGGGAGGGAATGCCCTCACGGAAAACTACTCCGTATTGAGCCCCGAGATACGGGAAGGCCCCGGCGGTGAGCCTCTCGCGGAAAAAAACAGAGAGCTCATCACTCGCCTCCTTGGCTTCGATGCCGTGATAATTGCGGGCGAGGCAAAAAGCCACTGCGTGGCCTGGACTGTCGATGATCTTCTCGGTGAGATAGAGGCCCGCGATGCCTCCCTGGCAGGGAAGGTCTACCTGCTTGAGGACTGCACCTCGCCGGTAGTGGTTCCGGGCGTCGCGGACTTCTCCCATGAGGCGGACAAGGCTTTCAGCCGCTTCCGTAAAGCAGGGATGCACCTTGTCAGTTCAGGGGAGCCCATGGCCTCATGGCCGGGGATCCCGGGCGGGTAA
- a CDS encoding PstS family phosphate ABC transporter substrate-binding protein: protein MRYLSVILLVLLIISLSAGCTRQPAAVDSSPIKIDGSTMLYELSMKWAETFMKENPTITIEVLKSGTKAGIDSFLAGTCDIVETSRRLTTQEIFEARRKGVQVEESYAGFAIYTVAVNPGNPVSQLDDGQVRQIFLGKTANWKEVGGNDMPITVLYHSFGKDQYDFFLENFLDISKNIDLNNLPSHIEILDKPAETMERLRHDPGAIGYYYLYKDPKGTKAIAIAKKGSTIYRKPTLEEAIDGSYPILRPYFLYKNRSSKKPLKKFIDFIYSDKGLEITKSMNFVPVPTRNGDVDRTVLFEYN, encoded by the coding sequence GTGAGGTATCTATCAGTGATTCTTCTCGTGCTCCTCATAATCAGTCTTTCCGCGGGCTGCACGAGACAGCCCGCCGCGGTGGACTCGAGTCCCATAAAAATCGACGGCTCCACGATGCTCTATGAGCTCTCAATGAAATGGGCCGAGACCTTCATGAAGGAGAATCCCACCATCACCATTGAAGTGCTGAAAAGCGGCACCAAGGCGGGCATAGATTCCTTTCTGGCAGGGACCTGCGATATCGTCGAGACCTCCCGGAGGCTCACCACCCAGGAGATTTTCGAGGCTCGCAGAAAAGGGGTGCAGGTCGAAGAATCCTATGCAGGCTTTGCCATATACACGGTGGCGGTGAACCCCGGGAACCCCGTCTCCCAGCTCGATGACGGGCAGGTGAGGCAGATATTCCTCGGCAAGACGGCTAACTGGAAGGAAGTGGGCGGCAACGACATGCCCATCACGGTGCTCTATCATTCATTCGGCAAGGACCAGTACGATTTCTTCCTGGAGAATTTTCTGGACATAAGCAAAAATATTGATCTCAACAACCTTCCCTCCCACATCGAGATACTGGACAAGCCTGCCGAGACCATGGAGAGGCTCCGCCATGACCCCGGGGCCATTGGCTATTATTATCTCTACAAGGATCCGAAAGGCACCAAGGCCATTGCCATCGCGAAAAAAGGGAGCACCATCTACAGGAAGCCCACGCTCGAGGAAGCCATAGACGGCTCCTATCCCATCCTGAGGCCCTATTTCCTCTACAAGAACAGGAGCTCGAAGAAGCCCCTCAAGAAGTTCATCGATTTCATTTACAGCGACAAAGGGCTTGAGATCACCAAGAGCATGAATTTCGTGCCGGTGCCCACACGAAACGGCGACGTGGACAGGACGGTCCTCTTCGAATACAACTAG
- a CDS encoding ankyrin repeat domain-containing protein: MGIQCPFCHHENLDESLFCDGCMRNIPREQTKKELLDDRYDILATIKSGGMGCVFKARDTRLNTVVAIKKMVSPSSNPEEVFYIEQRFKEEARLLSKLHHGGLPKVIDFFSIRDPETQKNTFYLAMTFIDGKDLETIFNERKGAIFPLEEALNYFRQALSILNYLHTQQPPVVYRDMKPSNIMINNGKLFLIDFGIARMFDPHKEGTLVVIGTPGYAPPEQFKGYAEPRSDIYSLGVVIHQLLTGEDPSDLTKNLFSFDPPSIKNPKVPEAVDQILMKMLEIVPDSRPSSVQEILEALEGRSSGRISAERYGTVFEALAEGDCEAINEMVALIDNVNSSDEEGWTPLHWVANKGFTEAAVTLISRGANIEASDHEDWTPLHMAAQEGHSVIAELLIAKGANVNCITNDGQTPLHSAVYKGHSIIVERLVACGASVATHAMDGSTPLHAAAEKGYPVVADLLIEKGAQINAKAHNGWTPLHLAACYGHGAVAALLLEKGANPDEKNNFGWTALHWAVDRNQKDVAEVLIRGGAALNALTNNNSTPLHWAAKKAYTELAEMLLSRGCQVNVQDSQGLTPLHWAVQSENGDLVSLLVTRGADVTLVDSLGRTAVQCANENRCWEIAELIRAQGPRETRKYRDIFQAIEKQDPDAVSAFVTQGAPLNSKNYDGWTPLHWAVEKGSLRAAEILVARGADINVRTFRGTTPLHWAIKKGNGAMIELLVDRGADVYAQAQDGKTPVDWAIERDYGEVADFLEEEGRRDALRQGAVLPEPVPVMEARAPQKVLELPVAREARAGPPPVKVIPAPSKASPPPESRLAEGAPPPPVKVSRKFKDIFEAVDRNDLDGIDGFIASGISLDGKNYDGWTPLHRAVEKNLIDAVDLLLYRGADVNVRTFRGQTPLHWAVKKGNLDIIDLLIENGADVNAETHDGQTPLDVALGRERDDIAELLRSCGAL; this comes from the coding sequence TCTCGACGACCGCTACGATATTCTCGCCACGATAAAGTCCGGCGGCATGGGCTGTGTCTTCAAGGCAAGGGACACAAGGCTCAATACCGTCGTGGCGATCAAAAAGATGGTCTCCCCCTCGTCAAATCCTGAAGAGGTTTTTTACATTGAGCAGCGTTTCAAGGAGGAGGCCCGCCTTCTCTCCAAGCTCCACCATGGCGGCCTCCCCAAGGTGATAGATTTTTTCTCCATAAGGGACCCCGAAACGCAGAAGAACACCTTTTACCTTGCCATGACCTTTATAGACGGCAAGGATCTTGAAACTATTTTCAATGAGCGAAAAGGAGCGATCTTTCCTCTCGAGGAGGCTCTCAATTATTTCAGGCAGGCCCTCTCCATACTGAATTATCTCCATACGCAGCAGCCTCCCGTCGTATATCGCGATATGAAGCCCTCAAATATCATGATCAATAACGGCAAGCTTTTTCTGATAGATTTCGGCATCGCCCGCATGTTTGACCCTCACAAGGAAGGTACGCTTGTGGTAATCGGCACGCCGGGATATGCGCCGCCCGAGCAGTTCAAGGGCTATGCCGAGCCCCGCAGCGATATTTATTCCCTCGGGGTGGTCATCCACCAGCTCCTCACCGGTGAGGATCCTTCTGACCTCACGAAAAACCTTTTCAGCTTCGACCCTCCCTCGATAAAGAATCCCAAGGTTCCTGAAGCAGTCGATCAGATCCTGATGAAGATGCTGGAAATTGTGCCTGACAGCCGCCCCTCGTCGGTTCAGGAGATTTTAGAAGCCCTTGAGGGGCGGTCATCAGGGAGAATATCCGCCGAGCGCTATGGGACCGTCTTTGAGGCTCTTGCCGAGGGTGATTGCGAGGCGATCAATGAGATGGTGGCCCTCATCGATAACGTGAATTCATCCGACGAGGAGGGGTGGACCCCCCTTCACTGGGTGGCCAACAAGGGCTTCACCGAAGCAGCGGTGACCCTTATCTCCCGCGGGGCGAACATTGAAGCCAGCGACCACGAGGACTGGACCCCTCTTCACATGGCAGCCCAGGAGGGCCACAGCGTCATCGCGGAGCTCCTTATCGCGAAAGGCGCCAACGTGAACTGCATCACCAACGACGGCCAGACTCCCCTCCACTCGGCAGTTTACAAGGGCCACAGCATTATTGTGGAGCGCCTGGTGGCCTGCGGCGCTTCAGTTGCCACGCATGCCATGGATGGCTCGACGCCGCTGCACGCGGCGGCGGAAAAGGGGTACCCCGTGGTTGCCGATCTGCTTATCGAAAAGGGAGCCCAGATAAACGCCAAAGCTCACAATGGATGGACACCTCTCCATCTCGCCGCCTGCTATGGCCATGGAGCCGTAGCGGCTCTTCTCCTCGAAAAGGGAGCCAATCCCGATGAGAAGAACAATTTCGGCTGGACCGCCCTCCACTGGGCTGTTGACAGGAACCAGAAGGACGTTGCCGAGGTCCTCATCAGGGGAGGCGCCGCACTTAATGCCCTTACCAACAACAACTCGACGCCGCTGCACTGGGCGGCGAAAAAGGCTTACACTGAGCTGGCCGAGATGCTTCTCTCGAGAGGCTGCCAGGTGAATGTGCAGGATTCCCAGGGCCTCACGCCGCTGCACTGGGCAGTGCAGAGCGAAAACGGCGATCTGGTCTCTCTGCTCGTGACCAGGGGCGCTGACGTGACTCTTGTGGATTCCCTGGGGAGGACGGCCGTACAGTGCGCCAATGAGAACCGCTGCTGGGAAATCGCCGAGCTGATCCGCGCCCAGGGCCCCAGGGAGACAAGAAAATACCGCGACATATTCCAGGCGATTGAAAAGCAGGATCCCGATGCGGTGAGCGCCTTCGTCACCCAGGGTGCTCCCCTCAACAGCAAGAATTATGACGGCTGGACGCCGCTTCACTGGGCAGTGGAAAAGGGGAGCCTCAGGGCTGCCGAGATTCTCGTTGCCCGCGGTGCCGATATCAACGTGAGGACTTTCCGGGGGACCACTCCTCTTCACTGGGCGATAAAGAAGGGAAACGGCGCCATGATTGAGCTCCTTGTAGACCGCGGCGCCGACGTGTATGCCCAGGCTCAGGACGGGAAAACGCCCGTTGACTGGGCCATTGAACGGGATTACGGGGAGGTGGCTGATTTTCTCGAAGAAGAGGGAAGGCGTGATGCCCTCCGCCAGGGTGCCGTTCTTCCGGAGCCTGTCCCTGTCATGGAAGCCAGGGCTCCCCAGAAAGTTCTTGAGCTTCCCGTGGCAAGGGAAGCCAGGGCGGGCCCTCCACCGGTAAAAGTGATTCCTGCTCCCTCAAAAGCGTCCCCGCCTCCTGAAAGCCGCCTTGCTGAAGGGGCTCCCCCTCCCCCGGTGAAAGTGTCAAGGAAATTTAAGGATATCTTCGAGGCCGTGGACCGGAATGATCTTGACGGCATAGACGGCTTCATCGCCTCGGGTATCTCGCTGGACGGCAAAAACTATGACGGATGGACGCCCCTTCACCGGGCTGTGGAAAAAAACCTGATTGACGCCGTGGACCTGCTTCTTTACCGCGGTGCCGACGTGAACGTGCGCACCTTCAGGGGGCAGACACCGCTGCACTGGGCGGTGAAGAAGGGGAACCTTGATATTATCGATCTTCTCATAGAGAACGGTGCCGACGTGAATGCCGAAACCCACGACGGGCAGACGCCCCTTGATGTCGCCCTCGGGCGGGAGCGTGACGATATCGCCGAGCTGCTCCGCTCCTGCGGGGCGCTTTAG